CGGAACTCCTGGAGGCCCTGGGGCACCACGTCGTCGTTGCGGATTCCGGTCCGATGGCTCTGGAGACCCTTGGGGGGAATCCCGAGGTGGAGGTGGTGGTCCTGGACTTCAATATGCCCGGGATGGATGGCCTGGAGACTCTGGCCCGGATCCGGGAGCGGCATCCGCTGCTCCCGGTGCTCCTGGCCTCGGGCAACCTGCCCGAGCGGGGCCGTCAGGCCCTGCGGCAGTTCTGCCACGTGGGCCTGTTGTGCAAGCCCTTCAGCTCAAGGGAACTGAGCCTGGCGCTGAGGGACCTGCCCCTCAGTCCATCCGGTAGTTCGGGGCTTCCTTCGTGATCATCACGTCGTGGGCGTGGCTCTCGCGCAGGCCGGGACTGGTGATCTGGACGAAGCTGGCCTTCTGCTGGAACTCGGGGACGCTGCCGCCGCCCACCAGGCCCATGCCGGCGCGCAGGCCGCCCATGAGCTGGGTGATGAGGTCCGCCACCTTGCCCTTGTAGGGCACCTGGCCTTCGATGCCCTCGGGCACCAGCTTGGTGTCGTCCTTGCCCTCCTGGAAGTAGCGGTCCTTGGAGCCCTCCTTCATGGCGCCGATGGAGCCCATGCCCCGGTAGGACTTGAAGGTGCGGCCCTGGTAGAAGATGGTCTCGCCCGGGGCTTCCTCGGTGCCGGCCAGGAGGCCACCGATCATGACCACATCCGCACCGGCGGCGATGGCCTTGGCGATGTCGCCCGAGAACTTGATGCCGCCGTCGGCGATGCAGGGGACCCCCAGCTCGCGGCAGGCCCGGGAGGCCTCGGAGACGGCGGTGATCTGGGGCATGCCGGCGCCGGTGACGATGCGGGTGGTGCAGATGGAGCCGGGCCCGATGCCGACCTTGACAGCGCTGGCCCCAGCCTGGATCAGGTCCCTGGCTCCCTGGTAGGTGGCCACATTGCCGGCGATGATGCCGATCTCCGGGAATGCCGCCCTCAGGGCCCGCAGCCCGTCGAGGACCCCCTTGCTGTGGCCGTGGCTGCTGTCCAGGCAGAGCACATCGACCTTGGCCTCCACCAGGGCCTTGGCGCGGTCCAGCATGTCCCGGCCCACGCCCAGGGCGGCGCCAACGCGGAGGCGGCCCATGGCATCCTTGGCGGCGTTGGGGTAGTTGATGGACTTCTCGATGTCCTTGACGGTGATGAGGCCCCGCAGGCCGCCCTTCTCATCCACCACCAGGAGCTTCTCCACGCGGTGCTGCTGGAGCTTGACCTTGGCCTGCTCCAGGGTGGTGCCCACGGGGACCGTCACCAGGGGCTGACGGGTCATGCGCTCGCTCACCAGCAGATCAAGGTTGGTCTCGAAGCGCAGGTCGCGGTTGGTGAGGATGCCCACCAGCTTGCCGTTCTCGACCACGGGGACGCCGCTGATCTTGAACTTGGCCATGAGGGCTTCGGCCTCGTGGATGCGGGCGTCGGGGCTGATGGTGATGGGGTTGGTGATCATGCCGCT
The sequence above is drawn from the uncultured Holophaga sp. genome and encodes:
- the guaB gene encoding IMP dehydrogenase; protein product: MLTLPLVQALTFDDVLLVPGPSEVHPNQVDLATRVTRDVNLRIPILSAAMDTVTEGRLAIALAQQGGMGIIHKNLSIERQAEEVDKVKRSESGMITNPITISPDARIHEAEALMAKFKISGVPVVENGKLVGILTNRDLRFETNLDLLVSERMTRQPLVTVPVGTTLEQAKVKLQQHRVEKLLVVDEKGGLRGLITVKDIEKSINYPNAAKDAMGRLRVGAALGVGRDMLDRAKALVEAKVDVLCLDSSHGHSKGVLDGLRALRAAFPEIGIIAGNVATYQGARDLIQAGASAVKVGIGPGSICTTRIVTGAGMPQITAVSEASRACRELGVPCIADGGIKFSGDIAKAIAAGADVVMIGGLLAGTEEAPGETIFYQGRTFKSYRGMGSIGAMKEGSKDRYFQEGKDDTKLVPEGIEGQVPYKGKVADLITQLMGGLRAGMGLVGGGSVPEFQQKASFVQITSPGLRESHAHDVMITKEAPNYRMD